DNA from Dendrosporobacter quercicolus:
CGCTGAATACGGCCTCCAGCTCGGCGCTCACTCCCGACGCCAGCGCAGCCTCTATATCGCTTGCCAGGTTTTCCCTCACCGCTTTCGTTCCTAAGAACATCCCCAGGCCGAATTCCGCATTATCCTCAAACAAGGAGTTTGCCCAGGCCGGGCCATGGCCCCGGTGGTTTGTCGTATACGGTATTGCCGGCGCACTTGCTCCCCAGATCGACGAGCAGCCGGTTGCATTGGAAATCATCATTCTGTCCCCAAACAGCTGTGTCACCAGTTTCGCGTACGGCGTCTCACCGCAGCCCGCGCAGGCTCCCGAGAACTCCAGCAGCGGCTGTTCAAACTGGCTGCCTTTTACCGTCTTCTTATTCACCGGATTGGCTTTGGCCGATACACTTGTCGCATATTCCCATAACCGGGCTTGTTCCAGCTGCGTTTCCAGCGGCTTCATGATCAGCGCCTTCTGCTTGGCCGGACAAATATCCGCGCAATTGCCGCAACCCGCGCAATCCAGCGGGGAAACCGCCATCCGGTAGCTTAGTCCTTTGGCCCCCAGCGCCGCTTTTACCGCAAAACCTTCCGGCGCATTTTTTACTTCCTCTTCATCCGCCAGCACCGGTCTGATTGATGCGTGCGGACATACAAACGCGCACTGATTGCATTGGATACAGTTCTCCGCCTGCCACTCCGGCACCAAAATGGCTATGCCCCGTTTCTCATACGCCGCCGTTCCCACCGGGAACGTTCCGTCTTCCATCCCGGCAAACGCGCTGACCGGCAGGGCATCCCCTTCTTGCCGGTTCATTGGCTCAAGGATGTTTTTGATGAATTCAGGCGCATCTTTTGCTGCCGCCGCTTCGTCCGCCGCGCCCTTCCAGCTTTCAGGCACCGCTACTTTAATCGACGCCTCTATCCCCTGGTCAATGGCCGCGTTGTTCATATCAATAATCTTTTGCCCTTTATTTCCGTACGATCCAACCACTGCGTCTTTTAGATATTTTACCGCGTTTTCCAGCGGAATGATGTTGGCCAGCTTAAAGAACGCCGATTGCATGATCATGTTGAAGCGACCGCCCAGCCCCAGATCCTGCGCTATTTTTACCGCATTGACTATATAAAAGTTTATTTTGTTCTCGGCTATATACCGTTTCATCGCTCCCGGCAGTTTTTCTTCCAGCTCTTCCTCCGTCCAGGTGCAGTTCAGCAGAAATGTCCCATTGGCCTTCAGCCCTGCCAGTAAATCGTATTTATTTACATACGACTGCTGCGAACATGAGATAAAGTCTGCTTTATGGATCAGGTACGGCGATTTTATCGGCTGTTTCCCAAATCTTAAGTGCGACATGGTGATTCCGCCCGACTTTTTCGAGTCATAGGCAAAATACGCCTGCGCATACATCTCTGTTTTATCCCCGATGATTTTGATTGCGCTTTTGTTCGCTCCCACTGTTCCGTCAGAGCCTAAGCCCCAGAATTTACAGGCCGTTGTTCCCGCCGGCGTTGTGTCTATATCCGCTCCGCCTATGGGCAGCGATTTAAACGTGACATCG
Protein-coding regions in this window:
- the nifJ gene encoding pyruvate:ferredoxin (flavodoxin) oxidoreductase, translating into SLEHFFKYIPQTVKRIAVLDRTKEPGALAEPLYLDVKTAFYGRQDFQPVIVGGRYALGGKDIVPSHIVAVYDNLKAEQPKDGFTVGIVDDVTFKSLPIGGADIDTTPAGTTACKFWGLGSDGTVGANKSAIKIIGDKTEMYAQAYFAYDSKKSGGITMSHLRFGKQPIKSPYLIHKADFISCSQQSYVNKYDLLAGLKANGTFLLNCTWTEEELEEKLPGAMKRYIAENKINFYIVNAVKIAQDLGLGGRFNMIMQSAFFKLANIIPLENAVKYLKDAVVGSYGNKGQKIIDMNNAAIDQGIEASIKVAVPESWKGAADEAAAAKDAPEFIKNILEPMNRQEGDALPVSAFAGMEDGTFPVGTAAYEKRGIAILVPEWQAENCIQCNQCAFVCPHASIRPVLADEEEVKNAPEGFAVKAALGAKGLSYRMAVSPLDCAGCGNCADICPAKQKALIMKPLETQLEQARLWEYATSVSAKANPVNKKTVKGSQFEQPLLEFSGACAGCGETPYAKLVTQLFGDRMMISNATGCSSIWGASAPAIPYTTNHRGHGPAWANSLFEDNAEFGLGMFLGTKAVRENLASDIEAALASGVSAELEAVFSEWLETRNTGEGSRERADKIIAILEEEKGGNELLNKIASSADFLVKRSQWIFGGDGWAYDIGYGGLDHVLASGEDVNVLVFDTEVYSNTGGQSSKSTPAAAIAQFAASGKKTKKKDLGLMAMSYGYVYVAQIAMGADKNQTLKAIAEAEAYPGPSLIIAYAPCINHGLRAGMGCSQQETKRAVEAGYWSTYRYNPLLKEAGKNPFILDSKEPSGNFQEFLMGEVRYSSLKRQYPEFADALFAKTEQDAKERLESYKKLAGL